The sequence below is a genomic window from Dyadobacter chenwenxiniae.
GGAATTGACCTGGTTGTTCTTGCGGGCTTCATGCTGCTTGTGCCTCCGTTTCTGGTCGAAGCCTTTCCAGACAGGATTATTAACATTCACCCCGCTTTGCTTCCTAAATATGGAGGAAAAGGCATGTATGGGCAGTTTGTCCATGAGGCAGTTGTGAATGCCAAGGAAAAAGAATCGGGCATTACCATTCATTATGTAAACGAACATTATGACGAAGGAAATGTGATTTTCCAGGCTTCATGCGTGGTGGACCCGACGGATACATCGGTTGACTTGGCTGCCAAAATCCATGCATTGGAACACGAAAACTATCCAAGGGTGATTGACGAAGTCCTTTATAAAAAGCGCTAGAACCCTCCCATGCTTTATTTTTCACTGTCGGTTCTTTTCACGGTTGCCCTTTACCTCGTTATGCGCGCTTTTCCGCGCTATAAAGTGGACTCTTTCCACGCCGTTGTTTTCAATTACTACGCGTGCGTGCTGACAGGATTGTTATTGACGCCGGATCTGCATCTGTTTGAAAAAATCACCTGGCATAACGAAGGGACATGGATCACCTTAGCATTAGGCGGAATGTTTGTTGTGACATTCATGCTAATTGGGCTTACGGCGCAGAAAGTGAGTGTCACAGCAACGTCGCTGGCGGGGAATATGTCGCTGGTGATCCCTGTGCTTTTTGGTTTATTTGTTTTCAAAAACAATAATAAAGCGTTTACCCTAATCAACTATGCCGGGCTCGTCTTCGCAGTCGTTGCCCTGGCGCTGGGCGCAATCCAGAGTACTAAAAAGGACTCTCCGATAAATTCGGCAGCACCGGCTCATTTGCTTCTTATTTTGCCCGTTTTCACATTTCTGGCAGCAGGGACCAATAATACATTAATCAATTACTTGTCTGTCAAATACTACGCGCCCGGCGAAACCACGCTATTTATGATCATCGCCTGCTCGGGCGCTATCCTGATTGGTTCGGCTATACTATTGTTCCGGATCCTGACACGCGGCGAACAAGTGCACTGGCGCAGTGTTGTCGGCGGGCTGATTCTGGGAGTCCCTAATTTTCTCTCCTTATATTTTCTGCTGCTGGCGCTGGCGTCTTTTGGGAACAGCGCCGCATTCGTCTTCCCCATTTACAACATTCTCACAATGCTCGTCTCCGCTTGCGCCGCCTGGCTGATTTACCGCGAAAAGCTGAACCATCTTAACAAATTTGGGCTTCTATTGGCAGTCGTTGCGATTATCATGATATCTTACCAGGAACTGGGCCTTTAATTGCCCGGCTTTCACCTAAAACCAGAATATGCCCCAAACTGCTATTTTACATATTAATGAGCGGAAGAATGTCTTGAACAAAAGACAAAAGGAATTTAACCAGCTATCCGAAAAAATCGAGGAACTGGATCG
It includes:
- the purN gene encoding phosphoribosylglycinamide formyltransferase, translated to MKRLAIFASGSGSNAEKIYDYFAAREDVEVSLIFTNNPQAGVIKRACNMQIPVVFFDKKTLYQTRKVLQILQNEGIDLVVLAGFMLLVPPFLVEAFPDRIINIHPALLPKYGGKGMYGQFVHEAVVNAKEKESGITIHYVNEHYDEGNVIFQASCVVDPTDTSVDLAAKIHALEHENYPRVIDEVLYKKR
- a CDS encoding EamA family transporter, translating into MLYFSLSVLFTVALYLVMRAFPRYKVDSFHAVVFNYYACVLTGLLLTPDLHLFEKITWHNEGTWITLALGGMFVVTFMLIGLTAQKVSVTATSLAGNMSLVIPVLFGLFVFKNNNKAFTLINYAGLVFAVVALALGAIQSTKKDSPINSAAPAHLLLILPVFTFLAAGTNNTLINYLSVKYYAPGETTLFMIIACSGAILIGSAILLFRILTRGEQVHWRSVVGGLILGVPNFLSLYFLLLALASFGNSAAFVFPIYNILTMLVSACAAWLIYREKLNHLNKFGLLLAVVAIIMISYQELGL